One genomic window of Magnolia sinica isolate HGM2019 chromosome 3, MsV1, whole genome shotgun sequence includes the following:
- the LOC131240390 gene encoding protein LIGHT-DEPENDENT SHORT HYPOCOTYLS 4-like has translation MSSVQMDASLPHPESSSSDATNASSVIIATSSIVTTSSSSSPTPSRYESQKRRDWNTFGQYLRNHRPPLSLSRCSGAHVLEFLRYLDQFGKTKVHTQICPFFGHPNPPAPCPCPLRQAWGSLDALIGRLRAAFEENGGKPEANPFGARAVRLYLREVRELQSKARGISYEKKKRKRPPPQALPTVQVNNDPPPL, from the coding sequence ATGTCTTCCGTCCAGATGGATGCTTCACTTCCACACCCAGAAAGCTCCAGCTCCGACGCCACCAACGCCAGCTCCGTCATAATTGCCACTTCCTCCATCGTTACcacctcctcgtcctcctcaccCACTCCCAGCCGATACGAATCCCAGAAGCGCCGCGACTGGAACACCTTCGGCCAATACCTTCGAAACCACCGCCCCCCGCTCTCCCTCTCCCGCTGCAGTGGGGCTCACGTCCTCGAATTCCTCCGTTACCTCGACCAGTTCGGCAAGACCAAGGTCCATACCCAAATCTGCCCCTTCTTCGGCCACCCTAACCCTCCCGCTCCTTGCCCCTGCCCACTCCGCCAAGCCTGGGGCAGCCTCGATGCCCTCATTGGCCGCTTGAGGGCCGCCTTCGAGGAGAATGGGGGCAAGCCAGAGGCAAACCCATTTGGGGCCCGAGCAGTGAGGCTATATCTGCGAGAGGTCCGAGAATTGCAGTCTAAGGCGCGGGGGATCAGTTATGAGAAGAAGAAGCGGAAGCGCCCTCCCCCGCAAGCGCTGCCCACGGTGCAAGTTAACAATGACCCACCACCATTATGA
- the LOC131238998 gene encoding serine/arginine-rich splicing factor SC35-like, giving the protein MAASLRGRHNTGASDIDDRRRKLRNAGSGGFALFVANPPFDCNHEDTYKFFQRYGKVLDVHIPCFPNSSRPRVFAFVRFQYEEEGRAAMGVLNGRKMDGRSVRVEIARKRVNPPDILVPKTGPRPSNPLAHIPHPRSNPRPAYPANPISKQSRPSFAEATKYPSSAPNPLPKYPNPPEDYITNADKQAVKTKLTQLKFALVGKALSNMISII; this is encoded by the coding sequence ATGGCAGCTTCCCTACGGGGGAGACACAACACCGGAGCTTCGGATATTGATGATCGAAGAAGAAAACTCAGGAATGCAGGGTCGGGAGGATTCGCTCTGTTTGTTGCAAATCCCCCTTTCGACTGTAACCATGAAGATACCTACAAATTCTTTCAACGATATGGGAAGGTATTAGATGTACACATTCCATGCTTCCCAAACTCGTCTCGTCCCAGGGTTTTCGCATTTGTGAGGTTTCAGTATGAGGAAGAAGGTAGAGCAGCAATGGGTGTGTTGAATGGCCGTAAGATGGATGGCAGATCCGTCCGGGTGGAGATTGCTAGAAAGAGGGTAAACCCGCCCGACATCCTTGTCCCCAAAACCGGTCCTCGCCCTTCCAACCCTTTGGCCCATATACCCCACCCTAGATCTAATCCGAGACCTGCGTATCCTGCAAACCCCATCTCCAAACAATCCCGCCCCTCCTTCGCAGAAGCCACTAAATATCCTTCCTCAGCCCCTAACCCACTCCCTAAGTATCCCAATCCCCCTGAAGATTACATAACCAACGCAGATAAGCAGGCCGTTAAGACCAAGCTAACCCAACTCAAATTTGCTCTTGTCGGAAAAGCCTTATCTAACATGATCTCGATTATCTAG